A genomic stretch from Vibrio neptunius includes:
- a CDS encoding methyl-accepting chemotaxis protein → MFIKNLSIPKKISFTFSIIALINIVFGIYLSVELKNIKSELLNYTDDTLPAMERVDAIRDDISRWRRSQFVAYTFENSDKVAEKIASNIQEREQIARKLDAYSKTLWPGEEEQTFNKLMREWRDYLKIMDRYNQAMLANDKAAAHPILANSLPEFQSLDNELSKLVKILKQAMDSNKTHILKSVNDLNVSSIISNLMILCIMIAVTIVLTRLICGPLNLVVKQANAIAKGDLSHSIDRKAIGHDELGTLADATSKMQDDLRDVIHSVIAAVTQLGSAAEEMTQVSETSASGMTSQQLQVTQVATAMTEMKAAVADVARNTDDSAERANSANLRSRQGVENIKTMVAEIENVSDIMQEAGKKVTELEEQSNQITMIVDVIRDIAEQTNLLALNAAIEAARAGEHGRGFAVVASEVRTLAGRTQESTSEIAEIIQQLQSLTKEAKSTTNDSILSISKCVEQGTHSEVIMTEIESTISDISDMSTQIATACHQQDSVAEELNRNIESIHMSSEEVAQGAEQTSQACRELTQLSHSLQKVMTRFNLN, encoded by the coding sequence ATGTTTATTAAGAATTTATCAATTCCGAAAAAGATATCATTCACTTTTTCTATCATTGCTTTGATTAACATCGTCTTTGGTATCTACTTATCGGTCGAGCTCAAAAACATCAAATCAGAGTTGCTTAACTACACTGATGATACTCTTCCAGCGATGGAGCGAGTCGATGCCATTCGTGATGATATATCTCGTTGGCGCAGGTCTCAGTTTGTTGCCTATACCTTTGAGAATAGTGACAAAGTGGCTGAGAAAATTGCCAGTAATATTCAAGAAAGGGAACAGATTGCGCGCAAGCTTGACGCTTACAGTAAAACACTTTGGCCTGGTGAAGAAGAACAGACTTTTAACAAGCTAATGCGTGAGTGGCGTGATTACCTGAAGATCATGGATCGCTACAACCAAGCTATGTTAGCGAATGATAAAGCGGCCGCTCATCCAATCTTGGCCAACTCTCTGCCAGAGTTTCAAAGTTTAGACAATGAACTTTCCAAGCTTGTTAAGATCTTAAAGCAAGCGATGGATAGCAATAAAACTCACATACTTAAGTCAGTTAATGACCTCAATGTGTCCAGTATTATCAGCAACCTGATGATCCTTTGTATTATGATCGCAGTGACGATTGTATTGACTCGTTTGATTTGTGGTCCATTGAACTTAGTCGTGAAACAAGCGAACGCAATCGCGAAAGGTGATCTTTCTCATTCTATTGACCGCAAAGCCATTGGTCATGATGAGCTGGGTACACTTGCCGATGCAACCAGTAAAATGCAGGACGATCTGCGTGATGTTATTCACAGTGTGATTGCAGCGGTAACGCAACTTGGCAGCGCGGCAGAAGAAATGACACAAGTCTCGGAGACATCTGCATCGGGTATGACTTCTCAGCAGTTACAAGTGACCCAAGTTGCGACTGCAATGACAGAAATGAAAGCGGCAGTTGCGGATGTCGCACGCAATACTGACGATTCTGCTGAGCGCGCTAATTCCGCTAATCTTCGTTCTAGACAGGGTGTTGAAAACATCAAAACCATGGTGGCTGAGATTGAAAACGTTTCAGACATTATGCAAGAAGCTGGCAAGAAAGTGACTGAGCTTGAAGAGCAATCGAATCAAATCACGATGATCGTTGATGTAATTCGTGATATTGCGGAACAAACCAATCTTCTTGCACTCAACGCGGCCATTGAGGCAGCGAGAGCGGGTGAACATGGACGCGGTTTTGCAGTTGTGGCCTCAGAGGTGAGAACACTTGCAGGAAGAACTCAAGAGTCAACCAGTGAAATCGCCGAGATCATTCAGCAATTACAATCACTAACCAAAGAAGCCAAGTCGACCACCAATGATTCGATTTTGTCGATATCTAAATGCGTCGAACAAGGCACTCATTCTGAAGTGATCATGACAGAAATAGAGTCCACCATCTCAGATATCTCTGATATGAGCACTCAAATTGCGACAGCCTGTCATCAACAAGATTCCGTTGCTGAAGAGCTAAATCGAAATATTGAAAGTATTCACATGTCATCAGAAGAGGTTGCCCAGGGTGCTGAGCAAACTTCTCAAGCATGTCGTGAGCTTACGCAGCTTTCACACTCCCTTCAAAAAGTCATGACTCGTTTCAATCTGAATTAA
- the alr gene encoding alanine racemase, protein MLIKKSLLSMAVATAVLTPSVNTLAAPSSLTHPVSNESQLAKTNAWLEVNVAQFNKNIDQFKSHLSEKTRFCAVMKADAYGNGIEGLMPAILAQNIPCVAIASNIEAETVRNSGFTGQLMRVRAASLSEVESGLHLDIEEMIGSEEQAKALSELALKQGRDIKVHLALNDGGMGRNGLDMSNKSGETAAVRITKQKGVSIVGIMTHFPSYDADDIRAKLVTFEQHVSWLIKNSDVKRKDVLLHVANSYTALNVPEAQLDMVRPGGVLYGDLPTNPEYPSIVSFKTRVASLHALPKGSTVGYESTFVTKKDSVLANIPVGYSDGYPRKMGNKSEVLINGQRAKVIGVTSMNTMMVDMSDIKGVLPGDEVTLFGSQDKQSISISEMENHAELIFPELYTIWGNSNPRFYIH, encoded by the coding sequence ATGCTAATAAAAAAATCTTTGTTGTCTATGGCTGTGGCGACGGCTGTGTTGACCCCGTCAGTCAATACGCTAGCAGCGCCCAGTTCGTTAACTCATCCTGTCTCAAATGAAAGCCAGTTGGCCAAAACCAATGCATGGTTGGAGGTAAACGTCGCGCAGTTCAATAAAAATATTGATCAATTCAAATCACACCTAAGCGAGAAAACTCGGTTTTGTGCTGTAATGAAAGCCGATGCATACGGTAACGGCATTGAAGGCCTTATGCCAGCTATACTGGCACAAAACATTCCTTGTGTTGCCATTGCCAGTAACATTGAAGCAGAAACCGTACGAAATAGCGGATTTACGGGTCAACTGATGCGAGTTCGTGCAGCCAGCCTGTCTGAAGTAGAGAGCGGTTTGCATTTAGATATTGAAGAAATGATTGGTAGTGAAGAGCAAGCAAAAGCGCTCTCTGAGTTGGCGTTGAAGCAAGGCCGTGATATCAAAGTTCATCTTGCCCTCAATGATGGTGGTATGGGCCGTAATGGCTTAGACATGAGCAATAAAAGTGGTGAAACAGCGGCTGTACGCATTACTAAACAAAAGGGGGTATCAATCGTAGGTATCATGACTCACTTCCCGAGTTATGATGCAGATGATATTCGCGCAAAGCTGGTTACTTTTGAGCAACACGTGTCTTGGCTGATAAAAAACAGTGATGTAAAGCGTAAGGATGTTCTGCTCCATGTGGCGAATTCATATACGGCACTGAATGTACCTGAAGCTCAGCTAGATATGGTTCGCCCTGGGGGCGTGTTGTATGGCGATCTGCCAACAAACCCTGAATATCCGTCAATTGTATCATTTAAGACACGTGTGGCTTCGCTGCATGCGTTGCCGAAAGGCAGTACAGTTGGCTACGAGAGCACATTTGTGACAAAAAAAGACAGTGTGTTGGCGAATATTCCGGTAGGTTACTCAGATGGTTATCCACGAAAAATGGGCAACAAGTCGGAGGTACTGATCAATGGTCAGCGGGCTAAAGTCATCGGAGTAACCTCGATGAATACCATGATGGTTGATATGTCCGATATTAAAGGGGTTCTCCCCGGAGATGAAGTCACACTGTTTGGCTCACAAGACAAGCAGTCTATCTCAATTAGTGAGATGGAAAATCATGCGGAGCTTATATTCCCTGAGCTTTATACGATTTGGGGGAATAGCAACCCAAGATTTTATATTCACTAA
- a CDS encoding putative manganese transporter, protein MDSIRLSHSLPDWLSFSQFRPAYKRLLLPVTLLALVLNETTREVTVSTLSDAFWAVSAYVAFTLVIYHYVSLWMNKESKLINLYQSSRSYQVFFAALLGALPGCGGAIIVTTQFVSGRVGFGAIVAVLASTMGDAAFLLLASKPDIGLGVVGMGIVVGSVSGWVVNAVHKDDFLRPTVKSAIAEKFNCRCSDNEQSHFEKKAINLQGAFWKWFIIPATVVAVLGSFQVDINQLLSLPTMSIEWLGAGLIILSMLLWSLTKEIKDYQSTVSEDKKTVSSHPLQKAAQDTNFVTAWVILAFMAFELIAFFGHIDLATTFSGWGVWMPLMGLAVGMLPGCGPQILVTSLYISGAVPLSAQLANAISNDGDALFPAIALAPKAALVASIYTAIPALLVGYSYYYLFEV, encoded by the coding sequence ATGGACTCGATAAGACTTTCTCATTCATTGCCAGATTGGCTGTCTTTTTCCCAGTTTCGGCCTGCCTATAAGCGCCTTCTTCTGCCTGTAACTCTACTGGCACTGGTATTGAACGAAACCACACGTGAAGTGACTGTTTCCACTCTGTCTGACGCGTTCTGGGCAGTGTCTGCATACGTCGCTTTTACTCTGGTCATCTATCACTACGTTTCCCTGTGGATGAACAAGGAGAGCAAGCTGATTAACCTATACCAGAGCTCACGTAGCTATCAGGTTTTTTTTGCTGCTTTGCTGGGCGCTCTACCCGGATGTGGCGGCGCCATTATCGTCACCACTCAGTTTGTCAGCGGGCGAGTTGGGTTTGGCGCGATAGTGGCAGTATTGGCTTCGACTATGGGCGACGCCGCTTTCCTTCTGCTTGCCAGTAAACCGGACATCGGACTAGGTGTCGTCGGAATGGGTATTGTCGTAGGCAGCGTTTCTGGTTGGGTTGTTAACGCTGTCCACAAAGATGATTTTTTGCGTCCGACAGTAAAATCGGCGATCGCGGAAAAGTTCAACTGTCGTTGCAGTGACAATGAGCAGTCCCATTTCGAGAAGAAAGCCATCAACCTGCAAGGGGCCTTCTGGAAGTGGTTCATCATTCCTGCGACTGTGGTAGCGGTATTGGGTTCATTTCAAGTCGATATCAATCAACTGCTTTCTTTACCTACTATGAGCATTGAGTGGCTTGGGGCTGGGCTGATCATTTTGAGTATGCTGCTTTGGTCGCTGACAAAAGAAATTAAGGACTACCAGTCAACCGTATCAGAAGATAAGAAAACCGTTTCTTCACATCCTTTACAGAAAGCAGCTCAGGATACCAACTTCGTTACAGCGTGGGTTATTTTAGCCTTTATGGCGTTTGAGTTGATCGCTTTCTTTGGCCACATCGATTTAGCCACCACGTTTTCTGGTTGGGGAGTATGGATGCCACTGATGGGCTTAGCAGTTGGGATGCTGCCTGGATGTGGACCGCAAATTCTGGTGACCAGTTTATATATCTCTGGAGCAGTACCACTGTCTGCTCAATTAGCCAACGCGATTTCAAATGATGGTGATGCCCTATTCCCTGCCATTGCTCTGGCGCCGAAAGCCGCTCTCGTCGCCAGCATTTATACTGCCATACCAGCACTACTTGTAGGATACAGCTACTATTATCTTTTTGAAGTTTAA
- a CDS encoding manganese-dependent inorganic pyrophosphatase has product MILVVGHKNPDSDSICSALVATELLKARGVEAMPIRQGEINRETQHILEVASAEVPELRTSVAGEKIWLVDYSDLAQAPDDVAEAEILGIVDHHRLGDVMTVNPMEAWIWPVGCTNTVLFNMFKIEGHEISPQIAKLMMSAILSDTVGFASPTCTQKDKDAVEELARIADVCDVDAFIKDLLIAKTNIEGLSAAELVEKDLKGYPFNGRDVVVGQVELATLEQVDGMIDALESDLERRCAEENLAFAAVMLTDITTAQTRLLYKGEWAEKLTQHEKDGMLMMENTLSRKKQGWPWLQTELA; this is encoded by the coding sequence ATGATTCTAGTTGTAGGTCACAAGAACCCTGATAGTGATAGTATCTGTAGTGCATTGGTAGCCACTGAACTGCTGAAAGCGCGTGGCGTTGAAGCAATGCCAATTCGCCAAGGCGAAATCAACCGTGAAACACAGCATATTCTTGAAGTCGCAAGTGCTGAAGTTCCTGAACTTCGTACCTCTGTTGCCGGTGAGAAAATTTGGTTGGTTGACTACTCAGATCTAGCACAAGCACCGGATGACGTGGCTGAAGCAGAAATCTTAGGTATTGTTGACCATCACCGCCTAGGTGATGTTATGACTGTCAACCCAATGGAAGCGTGGATTTGGCCTGTTGGTTGTACGAATACAGTACTTTTCAACATGTTTAAAATCGAAGGTCATGAGATCTCACCACAAATCGCTAAGCTAATGATGTCGGCTATCCTGTCTGACACCGTCGGCTTTGCTTCTCCAACTTGTACACAGAAAGATAAAGATGCTGTTGAAGAGCTAGCGAGAATTGCCGATGTATGTGATGTTGACGCTTTCATTAAAGATCTTCTTATCGCAAAAACAAACATCGAAGGTCTTTCTGCGGCTGAGCTTGTAGAAAAAGATCTGAAAGGTTACCCATTTAACGGTCGTGATGTAGTTGTCGGTCAGGTTGAACTTGCGACTTTAGAGCAAGTCGACGGCATGATTGACGCGCTGGAGTCTGATCTAGAACGCCGCTGTGCTGAAGAAAACCTAGCCTTTGCTGCAGTCATGCTCACTGACATCACTACAGCTCAAACTCGTCTACTATACAAAGGTGAGTGGGCTGAGAAACTGACTCAGCATGAAAAAGATGGCATGCTGATGATGGAAAACACGCTAAGCCGTAAGAAGCAAGGTTGGCCTTGGCTTCAGACTGAACTGGCTTAA
- a CDS encoding DUF2750 domain-containing protein, producing MSEPLSPQQVESVLKMREDERLKYTVKEIAKHRKVWILTDEHGCVMLNTEDEDCVPVWPHEEFANQWATGDWEHCKAESISTAKWFSRWTYGLEDDELSIVVFPNQNEEGLVLYPDEFEFELKKQENKR from the coding sequence ATGTCAGAACCACTTTCACCGCAGCAGGTTGAATCAGTGCTTAAAATGCGTGAAGATGAGCGCCTGAAGTACACAGTCAAAGAAATCGCGAAGCATAGAAAAGTATGGATTCTTACTGATGAACACGGCTGTGTCATGCTCAACACTGAAGATGAAGATTGTGTGCCTGTTTGGCCTCACGAAGAGTTTGCCAATCAATGGGCAACAGGCGATTGGGAACACTGTAAGGCAGAGTCGATTTCAACTGCAAAATGGTTTAGCCGCTGGACGTACGGTCTTGAAGACGATGAACTATCCATCGTGGTATTTCCAAACCAAAATGAAGAAGGTTTGGTGCTCTACCCGGATGAGTTCGAGTTTGAACTAAAAAAGCAGGAAAATAAGCGTTAA
- a CDS encoding DUF2927 domain-containing protein — MLRIAIGFIFGLLLLSPALAYTTTKTWLDPSFINQAFLDVALKNEYSAGNKPLVKWKQPIKVWVEHKVADQDLHDELTNAQLRDLSSITRHPIERVASREQANIVWIYTRESDWRKDIEREIGPSALKNIHGALCKAGYRINQTTSEIDSAVVIIPVDQAREHGKLLACIVEEITQVMGLPNDADSAYPSIFNDETPEDLLSPLDIILLKMLYDPTLEPGMERAQVKKLAKKILDQYQRQGLLSEAVAISKSGELFQLAGY; from the coding sequence ATGCTACGGATAGCGATTGGATTCATATTTGGTTTACTGCTACTCAGCCCTGCATTGGCGTACACCACGACCAAAACGTGGTTAGATCCCAGCTTTATCAACCAGGCATTTTTGGACGTCGCCCTAAAGAACGAATATTCAGCAGGCAATAAACCTTTGGTCAAGTGGAAGCAACCGATCAAAGTTTGGGTTGAACACAAGGTCGCTGACCAAGATCTTCATGATGAACTCACCAATGCTCAACTGAGAGACCTCTCATCGATAACTCGCCACCCAATAGAACGCGTCGCCAGTAGAGAACAGGCCAATATTGTCTGGATCTATACCCGTGAGTCAGATTGGCGAAAAGACATCGAAAGAGAAATCGGTCCAAGTGCGCTGAAAAACATTCATGGCGCACTTTGCAAGGCGGGATATCGAATAAACCAAACCACGAGTGAGATTGATTCTGCAGTCGTCATTATCCCCGTCGACCAAGCAAGAGAACATGGAAAGCTATTGGCTTGTATCGTAGAAGAAATCACCCAGGTGATGGGCTTGCCCAATGATGCAGACTCAGCCTACCCCTCAATTTTCAATGATGAAACGCCCGAGGATCTTCTTTCTCCTTTGGACATCATTCTATTGAAAATGCTCTATGACCCAACGTTAGAACCAGGAATGGAGCGAGCTCAAGTGAAAAAGCTCGCTAAGAAGATTTTAGACCAGTATCAACGTCAAGGGTTACTCAGCGAAGCCGTCGCCATCTCGAAGTCTGGCGAGTTGTTCCAGCTTGCTGGATATTAA
- a CDS encoding ATP-binding cassette domain-containing protein has product MSALLEVNGLGKEFVTRSGLLRKKVHQAVKPVSFTLEAGQTLGFIGQNGSGKSTLARMLAGVVEPTAGEIRVNGERLEHKDYSTRCKLIRMIFQDPNTSLNPRIQIGRILEGPLKRNTNMTPDARMKRVKDVLLRVGLLPEHAYFYPQMLAAGQKQRICLARALILQPSIIVADEALNGLDMAMRSQIINLFLELQEEMGVSFIYVSQHLGVVKHITDKVMVMHNGEVVEAGETQQVLSCPDHIITQRMVESHFNKATCFK; this is encoded by the coding sequence ATGAGTGCGCTGCTAGAAGTCAATGGTCTAGGCAAAGAGTTCGTGACTCGATCCGGTCTGTTGCGAAAAAAAGTCCATCAAGCAGTTAAGCCCGTCAGCTTTACACTTGAAGCTGGCCAAACTCTTGGTTTCATTGGTCAGAATGGCTCTGGGAAATCGACACTAGCACGGATGTTGGCAGGTGTAGTAGAACCCACAGCCGGTGAAATTCGTGTCAATGGAGAGCGTTTAGAACACAAAGATTATTCAACTCGCTGCAAGTTGATTCGGATGATATTTCAGGACCCCAATACCTCTCTCAATCCACGCATTCAAATTGGGCGAATTCTTGAAGGTCCTTTAAAACGTAACACCAATATGACGCCTGATGCACGTATGAAACGGGTCAAAGATGTCTTGCTTCGGGTTGGACTACTTCCAGAACATGCGTATTTTTACCCTCAAATGCTAGCCGCAGGTCAAAAACAGCGTATATGTCTGGCACGAGCTTTGATTCTTCAACCTTCGATTATTGTTGCAGATGAAGCACTCAATGGTCTTGATATGGCCATGCGTTCCCAGATTATTAATCTATTCTTAGAACTACAGGAAGAGATGGGCGTATCGTTTATCTACGTATCGCAGCATCTCGGGGTCGTTAAACACATCACAGATAAAGTGATGGTTATGCATAATGGTGAGGTGGTCGAGGCCGGAGAAACTCAGCAGGTTTTGAGCTGTCCAGACCACATCATCACTCAACGTATGGTGGAAAGCCACTTCAACAAAGCGACCTGCTTTAAGTAA
- a CDS encoding ATP-binding cassette domain-containing protein translates to MPLLDIRHLTIEIETPQGLMKAVDRMSLTMNEGEIRGLVGESGSGKSLVAKAIVGVCKENWKVTADRMRLGNVDLLQLTPKERRRVIARDIAMIFQEPSTCLDPSDEVGKQLIESIPAHSFSGKWWKRFQWRKKQAVALLHKVGIKNHEQIMSSYPYELTDGECQKIMIAMAIAAKPKLLIADEPTNDLDPITQSQILRLLSRMNQINNTSILLIGHDLTTITQWATRITVMYCGQSVESADTKKILEKSKHPYTVALLKAMPDFGEWIPHKEKLQSLPGSIPPLQHLPIGCRLGPRCPYAQRQCVEMPMTKQVKNHKFACHFPLNMEKKKV, encoded by the coding sequence ATGCCATTACTAGATATACGCCACCTGACGATTGAAATTGAGACACCTCAAGGGCTGATGAAGGCGGTAGATCGAATGAGCCTGACCATGAATGAGGGTGAAATTCGTGGTTTAGTAGGCGAGTCCGGGTCAGGTAAAAGCTTAGTTGCCAAAGCCATTGTTGGTGTCTGTAAAGAAAACTGGAAAGTGACCGCCGACCGGATGCGTCTTGGCAATGTTGACTTACTCCAGTTAACACCGAAAGAGCGACGCAGGGTCATAGCGCGCGATATCGCAATGATTTTTCAAGAGCCTTCCACTTGTCTCGACCCTTCGGATGAGGTCGGAAAACAGCTGATTGAGTCGATTCCAGCTCATTCTTTTAGCGGCAAATGGTGGAAACGTTTTCAGTGGCGAAAAAAACAAGCGGTCGCTCTGCTACATAAAGTTGGAATCAAAAATCACGAACAAATCATGTCGAGTTACCCATATGAGTTAACCGATGGGGAATGTCAAAAGATCATGATTGCCATGGCTATTGCGGCCAAGCCTAAGCTCCTGATCGCTGATGAACCGACCAATGACCTCGACCCAATCACACAATCTCAGATTCTGAGGCTGCTTAGTCGTATGAATCAGATCAACAACACCTCGATATTGTTAATTGGTCATGATCTTACCACCATCACTCAGTGGGCAACGAGAATTACCGTTATGTATTGTGGACAGTCGGTCGAATCGGCGGATACGAAAAAGATTCTTGAGAAATCTAAGCATCCTTATACAGTGGCTTTACTCAAAGCGATGCCTGACTTTGGTGAGTGGATTCCTCATAAAGAAAAACTTCAGTCTCTACCCGGAAGTATTCCACCATTACAACATTTGCCTATCGGTTGCCGCCTCGGCCCACGTTGCCCGTATGCACAAAGGCAATGTGTTGAAATGCCAATGACAAAACAGGTTAAAAATCACAAGTTCGCCTGTCACTTCCCGCTCAATATGGAGAAGAAAAAAGTATGA
- a CDS encoding ABC transporter permease subunit, producing the protein MFLYTFRRINLFIITLLILTMVGFSLLRLDPNSHWSLQSFWPGWLTYIGELMHLNFGVTKNGVPIADELALVFPATLELCLIAFTLSLLIGIPIGTLAGMKQGKWIDTAISFTSMSGYSAPIFWVALLMIMAFSLHFEMLPVAGRYDLLYEIDHVTGFAIVDAFFTRGEYRAHALQSVLEHLILPCLVLALAPTTQVIGLMRASVAEVMGQNYIRAARIKGLSTHEIVTQHVLRNAIPPIIPKIGVQLSSMLTLAIITESIFNWPGIGRWLLDALSNQDYVSIQAGVIVVATLVLTANILSDLIGAMVNPLVRKEWYVNR; encoded by the coding sequence ATGTTTCTTTATACCTTTCGACGCATCAACCTTTTTATTATTACTTTACTGATACTGACCATGGTGGGCTTTAGTCTTCTTCGCCTTGATCCTAACTCTCATTGGTCTCTTCAAAGCTTTTGGCCTGGTTGGTTAACTTACATTGGCGAGCTCATGCATCTTAACTTTGGGGTGACAAAAAATGGCGTTCCAATTGCCGATGAACTCGCTTTGGTCTTTCCTGCAACACTTGAGTTGTGCTTGATTGCATTTACGCTTTCTCTCCTCATTGGTATTCCAATAGGAACGCTGGCGGGGATGAAACAAGGAAAATGGATTGATACAGCGATTTCCTTTACGTCTATGTCCGGTTATTCTGCGCCTATATTCTGGGTGGCACTGCTAATGATCATGGCATTTTCACTTCATTTTGAGATGTTGCCAGTCGCAGGACGTTATGATCTGCTCTATGAAATCGATCACGTCACTGGCTTTGCCATCGTAGATGCTTTCTTTACGCGTGGTGAATATCGCGCCCATGCCCTACAAAGTGTTCTCGAACACTTGATATTACCCTGTCTGGTGTTAGCCCTTGCCCCCACAACTCAAGTCATTGGCTTAATGCGAGCTTCGGTCGCTGAGGTCATGGGGCAAAACTACATTCGAGCCGCTCGCATTAAAGGTCTTTCAACACATGAGATTGTTACTCAACACGTATTGAGGAACGCGATACCACCTATTATTCCCAAGATAGGTGTTCAGCTTTCAAGTATGCTGACGCTGGCCATTATCACTGAATCGATCTTTAATTGGCCTGGTATTGGGCGCTGGCTTCTAGATGCGTTGTCCAATCAAGATTACGTTTCGATCCAGGCAGGCGTTATTGTGGTCGCGACTTTGGTTTTGACCGCTAATATTCTTTCAGATTTGATCGGTGCAATGGTCAATCCGTTAGTAAGGAAAGAGTGGTATGTTAACCGATAA
- the sapA gene encoding peptide ABC transporter substrate-binding protein SapA, translating into MKAIIQLTLSIFGITLLSGCGEELDHNKIRQSGFVYCGQGGPTSFNPQLVDSGITSETLSPQIFDTLLTLDSSNFKPIANLATSWSVNKAGTEYTFNLREDVSFQTTAWFTPSRTMNADDVVFSFRRIIDSAHPYHYVGSGLYPWFSGIDFQDLLIDVQAVSKHQVRFTLSRPDNTFLSNIATSHAVVHSAEYASQLELRDDKAMLDSHPVGTGPFYLDDYQVNDLVRLKRHNGYWKGRPKMAQVVFDISHRGTGTLAKLLRNECDVLNSPLSSQIPIIEKQSDIELTAKPAMNISFIAVNTTHPALNDPRVRKALNYAINRQNILESVYYGTGSQAYSVLPPSSWAYLKDSVQIRYDRNYAIALIKDAGFDKGLELTMSVPLEPRAYNPSPRKTAELIQANLADIGITLNLLTDDRYDRTDIASNTNIDLYLTGWIANTGDPDNFLRPLLSCDSKRVGLNVSSWCNSDFDFLLDLALEVDKPRYRLNLYKQAQNILNEEFPVIPLSHGMQFQAHDASLKGFKVSPFNAQPFDAVERAK; encoded by the coding sequence ATGAAAGCAATCATTCAACTGACATTGAGTATCTTCGGTATCACGCTACTTTCTGGCTGTGGTGAAGAGCTTGATCACAATAAAATTCGTCAAAGTGGTTTCGTCTACTGTGGTCAAGGTGGGCCAACTAGCTTCAATCCGCAGTTAGTGGACAGTGGTATTACGTCTGAAACACTAAGTCCTCAAATTTTCGACACCTTATTAACGCTAGATTCGAGTAATTTCAAACCCATCGCCAATCTTGCCACGAGTTGGTCAGTTAACAAAGCGGGGACGGAGTATACGTTTAACCTGCGTGAGGACGTCAGTTTTCAAACGACCGCATGGTTTACCCCCAGTAGAACCATGAATGCAGACGATGTGGTGTTCAGTTTCCGTCGCATCATCGACAGCGCTCATCCCTATCATTACGTAGGTAGCGGTCTATACCCTTGGTTCAGTGGTATTGACTTTCAAGACCTATTGATTGATGTTCAAGCTGTTTCAAAACATCAGGTTCGTTTTACTCTAAGCCGTCCGGATAATACCTTTTTGTCAAACATTGCCACAAGCCACGCTGTCGTCCATTCAGCGGAGTATGCAAGTCAGCTTGAGTTAAGAGATGATAAAGCCATGCTAGACAGTCACCCTGTTGGAACCGGCCCATTCTATCTAGATGATTATCAGGTCAACGACCTAGTCAGACTTAAACGCCACAACGGTTACTGGAAAGGCAGACCCAAGATGGCTCAGGTGGTATTCGATATTTCCCACCGCGGGACAGGTACTTTAGCTAAACTGCTTCGCAATGAGTGTGATGTATTGAACTCACCTCTGTCCAGCCAGATCCCTATTATTGAAAAGCAGAGCGATATTGAGCTGACGGCTAAACCCGCAATGAACATCTCGTTTATAGCGGTAAACACAACCCATCCCGCGCTCAATGATCCTAGGGTAAGAAAAGCACTCAACTACGCGATTAACCGCCAGAATATTCTGGAGTCTGTCTATTACGGAACCGGTAGTCAGGCATATTCTGTTTTACCACCAAGCTCATGGGCTTACCTCAAAGACAGTGTGCAAATTCGCTATGATCGAAATTACGCCATAGCTCTGATTAAAGATGCGGGATTCGACAAAGGACTTGAGCTAACAATGTCAGTACCTCTTGAGCCAAGGGCATATAACCCGAGTCCTCGTAAAACAGCAGAGCTTATTCAAGCTAACTTGGCAGATATTGGCATTACACTCAACCTGCTAACAGACGACCGCTATGACCGCACTGACATAGCAAGCAATACCAATATTGACCTATATCTTACCGGATGGATTGCCAACACAGGTGACCCAGATAACTTCCTTCGACCGTTGCTTTCGTGTGATTCAAAACGGGTCGGTTTGAATGTGTCAAGTTGGTGTAACTCCGACTTTGATTTCCTGCTCGATCTCGCGTTAGAAGTCGATAAGCCTCGTTACCGTCTCAACTTATACAAACAAGCGCAAAACATTCTCAACGAAGAGTTTCCTGTGATACCACTGAGTCATGGCATGCAGTTCCAAGCGCATGATGCTTCATTGAAGGGCTTCAAGGTAAGCCCATTTAACGCACAGCCTTTTGATGCAGTAGAGAGGGCTAAATAA